The Epilithonimonas zeae genome contains a region encoding:
- a CDS encoding DUF6263 family protein, producing MKKITALALIAITLVACKKETKTVTRVDPKTGKTETVTVEVSPEEAAKPKAIADSSGIYKQKFILEKGTTYPLVSYQREIQQLTSPDGKTVSGTSESTDEMSITVNDFKDNIYDLTLNMVGKRMSSSANGKTMVIDTKQAAPKEEGLKMEYMISKGLAGNKLNVKMDAFGNIKSVTGFETVHNNLRKAIAGTIKDKKQQDAIIENFKAGFNEEMMKEQLGKNLKLIPSKGAKIGEKWSTSEDIDPSGKLKQTLTFTLVKVEDGKAEINVTGVIPSKSDKQSKDGMTHTMSMGGSESGKIIIDENTGWLLNQNLSVKTNQKETLSDGKQTQSMTKNSTTSIIINPSYKEAN from the coding sequence ATGAAAAAAATAACAGCGCTTGCGCTAATTGCGATAACATTAGTAGCTTGTAAAAAAGAAACAAAAACCGTTACAAGAGTTGACCCAAAAACAGGAAAAACAGAAACTGTAACTGTAGAAGTTTCTCCGGAAGAAGCTGCAAAACCAAAAGCTATTGCTGACAGCAGTGGCATTTACAAACAAAAATTCATTTTGGAAAAAGGAACTACTTATCCTTTAGTTTCTTACCAGAGAGAAATTCAGCAACTCACTTCGCCTGATGGAAAAACAGTATCCGGAACAAGCGAATCTACAGACGAAATGTCCATTACCGTCAATGATTTCAAGGACAACATTTACGACCTGACTCTTAATATGGTTGGGAAAAGAATGTCAAGTTCAGCCAACGGAAAAACAATGGTTATTGACACCAAACAAGCTGCTCCAAAAGAGGAAGGTTTGAAAATGGAATATATGATCAGCAAAGGTCTTGCAGGCAATAAACTGAATGTAAAAATGGACGCTTTTGGAAACATCAAATCCGTAACCGGTTTTGAAACTGTTCATAATAATCTAAGAAAAGCCATCGCAGGAACAATCAAAGACAAAAAACAACAAGACGCCATTATTGAGAACTTCAAAGCTGGTTTCAATGAGGAAATGATGAAGGAGCAATTAGGTAAAAACCTTAAATTGATACCTTCAAAAGGTGCTAAAATTGGAGAAAAATGGTCAACTTCCGAAGATATTGACCCAAGTGGAAAACTGAAGCAGACTTTGACATTCACTTTGGTGAAAGTTGAAGACGGAAAAGCAGAAATCAACGTAACAGGTGTAATTCCTTCCAAATCCGACAAGCAATCCAAAGACGGAATGACGCACACGATGAGTATGGGCGGTTCTGAAAGTGGAAAAATCATCATCGATGAAAATACAGGCTGGCTTCTGAATCAGAATCTTTCTGTGAAAACGAATCAGAAAGAGACTTTATCAGACGGCAAACAGACGCAAAGTATGACAAAAAATTCTACAACGTCTATTATCATTAATCCTTCTTATAAAGAGGCTAATTAA
- a CDS encoding YfhO family protein, with protein sequence MFKNNKNLIFVLASLVLFILLAVVYANPVISGKRLMQHDIVFYKGGAEELLQYRANNENETYWSDAMFGGMPTYQTGAQFRGDIIKKIDDLFLFLPKPANYLFLLFAGFFFLGMVAVRNWKYSLLGATFFGLSTYFYIIIAAGHNGKVHTIAYFAPLLAGIILVYFRKKYILGFIVTALFAGLQICANHPQMTYYLFLGLGFLFLSELIRAIKGKIEWKHFLISSGIVGLAVIIGVGMNSQRIMANAEYVKETVRGKQILNTGSHTAGKSGMDKESITMWSYGKLETLNLFIPRLMGGGSQEPGSDKMMEHVQELAQENIKSQQEYEMMMKGFGSLTYWGDQPSTSGPAYQGAVVCFLAILGFFFAGKKYRYWILGASILTVLLAWGSNFAILTDFFIDYIPLYNKFRAPSSILVVVEFLFPLIAILGLYKFFTDENLTEEYKKKTLIYVSGTVLGITLILTLFGKGILGFYTATEKTYLPPFLLDYLVGERASMFQADAIKAIIYVLITAGALFLGLKKKLNVNIVLLIIGFVSLFDLWTVNRRYLNDDNFVDKTFADSPFQTENSEYLMSKAGNDSFVQSLLQQTEVNKALQTIAEKDKDHYRIFNNILSTFSETNTSYFKSSIGGYHAVKLRRYDDLINKYFSTTDQVKTVRILNMLNTKYFLVGDQQKPEITPNPEANGNAWFVSDVKFVNNPNEEINETGNFDTKKIAVISKDDKAYFNGKNLVKDSTAYLDLKTYQPNELSFDSSSKTPQLAVFSEIYYPHGWNVYLDGNKVDHIKANYLLRALYVPAGKHKIEMKFEPAVIEKGKLFSLISFGLFILLSLIGGYFLFKDFRKSEVVQA encoded by the coding sequence ATGTTCAAAAACAATAAAAATCTAATATTCGTTCTTGCAAGTCTTGTTCTATTCATTTTGCTGGCGGTGGTTTACGCAAATCCTGTTATCTCAGGAAAGCGATTGATGCAGCACGACATCGTATTTTACAAAGGTGGTGCAGAAGAACTTTTGCAATACCGTGCAAATAACGAAAACGAAACGTATTGGAGCGACGCAATGTTTGGCGGAATGCCGACTTATCAAACCGGGGCACAATTCCGTGGTGATATCATCAAAAAAATTGATGATTTGTTTTTGTTTCTTCCAAAACCTGCGAATTATCTGTTCTTATTGTTTGCAGGGTTTTTCTTTTTAGGAATGGTTGCCGTTAGGAATTGGAAATATTCTTTGCTTGGCGCAACATTCTTCGGATTATCAACTTATTTTTATATAATTATCGCCGCCGGACACAATGGAAAAGTTCATACCATTGCTTATTTTGCACCACTTTTAGCCGGAATTATACTCGTTTATTTTAGAAAAAAATACATTCTCGGATTCATTGTTACAGCGCTTTTTGCCGGTTTGCAGATTTGTGCGAATCACCCACAAATGACTTATTATTTGTTTCTTGGATTAGGATTCTTATTCCTGTCCGAATTGATAAGAGCCATCAAAGGAAAAATTGAATGGAAACATTTCCTAATTTCCTCCGGAATTGTGGGATTAGCAGTAATCATTGGTGTTGGAATGAATTCCCAAAGAATTATGGCCAATGCCGAATATGTAAAAGAAACCGTTCGTGGAAAACAAATCCTAAATACAGGTTCCCATACAGCAGGAAAATCCGGAATGGACAAAGAAAGCATCACAATGTGGAGCTACGGAAAATTAGAAACACTTAACTTATTCATTCCGAGATTAATGGGAGGAGGAAGTCAGGAACCAGGTTCAGACAAAATGATGGAACACGTACAGGAATTAGCTCAGGAAAATATCAAATCCCAGCAAGAATACGAAATGATGATGAAAGGTTTTGGAAGCCTGACTTATTGGGGCGACCAACCGAGCACATCTGGACCAGCCTACCAAGGTGCCGTTGTTTGTTTCTTGGCGATTTTAGGGTTTTTCTTTGCCGGAAAAAAGTACAGATATTGGATTTTAGGCGCGTCGATTTTGACCGTTTTATTGGCCTGGGGAAGTAATTTCGCAATCCTGACAGATTTTTTCATTGATTATATTCCTTTATATAATAAATTCCGTGCACCGTCTTCTATCTTGGTGGTTGTTGAGTTTTTGTTCCCGCTTATTGCGATTCTTGGATTGTACAAATTCTTTACTGATGAAAATCTGACCGAAGAATATAAAAAGAAAACTTTGATTTATGTTTCAGGAACGGTTCTAGGAATCACACTGATTCTGACTCTTTTCGGAAAAGGAATTTTAGGCTTCTACACAGCGACTGAGAAAACTTATCTTCCACCATTTTTATTGGATTATTTGGTAGGCGAAAGAGCATCAATGTTCCAAGCTGATGCAATCAAAGCAATTATTTATGTTTTGATTACAGCAGGTGCATTATTTTTAGGATTAAAGAAAAAACTGAACGTCAATATCGTTTTATTAATTATCGGATTCGTGAGTTTGTTTGACCTTTGGACAGTTAACAGACGTTATCTGAACGATGATAATTTTGTTGATAAAACATTTGCTGATTCGCCGTTTCAGACAGAAAATTCGGAATATCTGATGAGTAAAGCCGGCAACGATTCTTTTGTTCAAAGTCTTTTGCAACAGACTGAAGTTAATAAAGCTTTACAAACGATTGCTGAAAAAGATAAAGACCATTACAGAATTTTCAATAATATTCTCTCAACTTTCAGCGAGACTAATACATCTTATTTCAAATCGTCAATTGGTGGTTATCACGCTGTTAAATTGAGACGTTATGATGATTTAATCAACAAATATTTCTCAACAACCGACCAAGTGAAAACAGTTAGAATCCTGAACATGCTGAACACCAAATATTTCTTAGTTGGCGACCAGCAAAAACCAGAAATCACACCCAATCCTGAAGCTAATGGCAATGCGTGGTTTGTTTCTGATGTAAAATTTGTAAATAATCCAAATGAAGAAATTAACGAAACCGGAAATTTTGATACTAAAAAAATTGCTGTGATTTCTAAAGATGACAAAGCTTATTTCAACGGAAAAAATTTGGTTAAAGATTCAACCGCTTATTTGGATTTAAAAACATATCAGCCAAACGAATTATCATTTGATTCATCTTCTAAAACGCCTCAATTGGCTGTATTTTCAGAGATTTATTATCCACACGGCTGGAATGTTTATTTGGACGGAAACAAAGTGGATCACATCAAAGCAAATTACCTTTTGAGAGCCCTTTATGTTCCTGCAGGAAAACATAAAATCGAAATGAAATTTGAACCAGCTGTTATCGAAAAAGGGAAATTATTCTCTTTGATAAGTTTTGGATTGTTTATTTTATTGAGTTTGATTGGTGGTTATTTTCTGTTTAAAGATTTTAGGAAGTCTGAGGTTGTTCAAGCCTAA
- the rpsO gene encoding 30S ribosomal protein S15 — translation MYLTTEKKAEIFAKHGKSAQDTGTAEGQVALFTFRINHLTQHLKANHKDFNTERSLVKLVGKRKALLDYLKKKDINRYRAIIAELGIRK, via the coding sequence ATGTATTTAACAACAGAAAAAAAAGCAGAAATTTTCGCAAAGCACGGTAAATCTGCACAAGACACAGGGACTGCTGAAGGACAAGTTGCTCTATTCACTTTTAGAATCAACCACTTGACTCAGCACTTGAAAGCTAACCACAAAGACTTCAACACAGAAAGATCTCTTGTAAAGTTAGTAGGTAAAAGAAAAGCTCTTTTAGACTATTTGAAGAAAAAAGATATCAACAGATATAGAGCAATCATCGCTGAATTAGGAATCAGAAAATAA
- the thrC gene encoding threonine synthase, translating to MKYISTRKQEQTNIKTAILKGLADDGGLFMPEYIPQLDSEFFENLPNLTLQEIGFRVAKEFLDESISDDNLKEIIDEVLNFEIPAVKISEDIYSLELFHGPTMAFKDVGARFMARMMSYFSGGKPMKVIAATSGDTGSAVASGFFEVQGIEVYILYPKGKVSPLQEKQLTTWGGNIKALEIDGTFDDCQALAKQILSDEELNRKFTLTSANSINIARLIPQSFYYFWAFAQLQKLGKPIVFSVPSGNFGNLTAGLFAKKMGLPVHQFIASTNSNDVVPNYLETGNYESKPSKQTISNAMDVGNPSNFERMKSLFNNDVSEFKKEIESYSFSDEETKDTMIKVKSDFGYTLDPHGAVAYLGLEKYSKKSNEDFVGVLLETAHPAKFVEVVEDVLKEEVTIPEKLEAFNKREKRSVEFSVDFQQVKSYLIEER from the coding sequence ATGAAATACATATCAACAAGAAAACAAGAACAAACCAATATAAAAACAGCTATTCTAAAAGGTTTAGCAGATGACGGCGGACTTTTTATGCCGGAATATATTCCACAATTGGATTCTGAATTTTTTGAAAATTTACCCAATTTAACGTTGCAGGAAATTGGTTTTCGAGTGGCAAAAGAATTTCTCGATGAATCCATTTCCGATGACAATTTGAAAGAGATCATCGATGAAGTTTTAAACTTTGAAATTCCTGCAGTGAAAATTTCAGAGGATATTTATTCACTAGAGTTATTTCACGGACCAACAATGGCTTTCAAAGATGTTGGCGCAAGATTTATGGCAAGAATGATGTCTTACTTCTCTGGAGGGAAACCAATGAAAGTGATTGCAGCAACTTCTGGAGATACGGGAAGTGCAGTTGCGTCTGGATTTTTCGAAGTGCAGGGAATCGAGGTTTATATTCTTTATCCGAAAGGAAAAGTAAGTCCGTTGCAAGAAAAACAGCTTACAACTTGGGGTGGAAATATCAAAGCTTTAGAAATCGATGGAACTTTTGATGATTGTCAGGCTCTGGCAAAACAAATTCTGTCCGATGAGGAACTGAATCGAAAATTCACTTTAACATCTGCGAATAGTATTAATATCGCAAGATTGATTCCTCAATCTTTTTATTATTTCTGGGCTTTTGCTCAATTACAAAAATTAGGAAAACCAATTGTTTTCTCTGTTCCGAGTGGGAACTTTGGGAACTTGACAGCGGGGCTTTTTGCCAAGAAAATGGGATTGCCTGTTCATCAATTCATCGCTTCAACAAATTCAAATGATGTCGTTCCAAATTATCTGGAAACCGGAAATTACGAATCAAAACCTTCAAAGCAAACCATCAGCAACGCAATGGACGTTGGCAATCCAAGCAATTTTGAAAGAATGAAAAGTCTTTTCAATAATGATGTTTCAGAATTCAAAAAAGAGATCGAGTCTTATTCTTTTTCAGATGAAGAAACAAAAGATACGATGATTAAAGTTAAGAGTGATTTTGGCTATACTTTGGACCCACATGGCGCAGTTGCTTATCTTGGTTTAGAAAAATATTCTAAGAAATCGAATGAAGATTTTGTTGGTGTTTTATTAGAAACAGCCCATCCTGCAAAGTTTGTAGAAGTTGTAGAAGATGTTCTGAAGGAGGAAGTTACCATTCCAGAGAAATTAGAGGCATTCAATAAAAGAGAAAAGCGATCTGTGGAATTTTCTGTTGATTTTCAACAGGTGAAAAGTTATTTGATAGAAGAGAGGTGA
- a CDS encoding homoserine kinase, whose translation MRDTIKVFAPATVANVVCGYDVLGFAIQEPGDEIILKKNDSNQIVITKIEGDNGKLPKDPNKNVVSHVIRLFLEKINSNQGIDIELYKKMPLNSGMGSSAASSVAALVAINELMGKPFSKQELLPLAMEGERIACGNAHADNVAPALLGGLVLVRSYEPLDALKLPYPKDLSVVSVHPQVDVPTGEARKIIKERISLKSAVQQWGNVAGLVAGFCNNDLDLVGRSMEDVIIEPVRAMLIPYFYEMKQLALDNGAIGFGISGSGPSVFALCEKKEIAEEISQKIKELLNQKNIESEAFVTKINGEGARVI comes from the coding sequence ATGAGAGATACTATAAAAGTTTTTGCTCCGGCTACAGTTGCTAATGTAGTTTGCGGTTACGATGTTCTCGGTTTTGCGATACAAGAACCCGGCGATGAAATTATCTTGAAAAAGAACGATTCCAATCAAATCGTCATTACAAAAATCGAAGGCGATAACGGGAAACTTCCGAAAGACCCAAACAAAAATGTGGTTTCACACGTCATCCGATTATTTCTTGAAAAAATAAATTCTAATCAAGGAATTGATATCGAATTATATAAAAAAATGCCACTCAACAGCGGAATGGGTTCCAGTGCAGCGAGCAGTGTTGCTGCTTTGGTTGCAATTAATGAATTGATGGGGAAACCGTTTTCCAAACAAGAATTGTTGCCTCTTGCAATGGAAGGAGAACGAATTGCTTGCGGAAATGCACACGCCGATAATGTTGCTCCGGCACTTTTGGGCGGCTTGGTTTTGGTCAGGAGTTACGAACCATTGGACGCGCTCAAACTGCCTTATCCAAAAGATTTGTCGGTGGTTTCAGTTCATCCGCAAGTAGATGTTCCGACAGGTGAAGCCAGGAAAATTATCAAGGAAAGAATCAGTCTCAAATCTGCTGTTCAGCAGTGGGGAAATGTTGCCGGTTTGGTTGCCGGATTTTGCAACAACGATTTGGATTTGGTAGGTCGAAGTATGGAAGATGTTATTATAGAACCGGTTCGCGCGATGCTGATCCCGTATTTTTACGAGATGAAACAGTTGGCTTTGGATAACGGTGCGATTGGTTTTGGGATTTCCGGTTCCGGTCCGTCGGTTTTTGCGTTGTGTGAAAAGAAGGAAATTGCGGAAGAAATTTCACAAAAAATCAAGGAATTACTCAATCAGAAAAATATAGAAAGCGAAGCATTCGTCACTAAAATCAATGGCGAAGGTGCGAGAGTTATTTAA
- the thrA gene encoding bifunctional aspartate kinase/homoserine dehydrogenase I: MKILKFGGTSVGSVEALQNVKLIVEKEFNKKEPLILVCSALSGITNALLSASEEALKQNDFSEILKSAEEKHYQIISELLPRTAQNPLLMMVKVSFNEIEDVLFSVKNLGELSDRIKDRLLSYGEQMSSKIVSAFLQSESFPAVFQDSRELIATDSHFGNANVDSKNTNENLKNWKLENQIYVVTGFIAKDKNDDTTTLGRGGSDYTAAILGSGLKADEIQIWTDVDGFLTADPRLVKNAFSQSELSYQEAMEMSYFGAKVIYPPTMIPAIESQIPIYIKNTFKPENEGTLIHQKSEISKGLIKGIVSIEKTCLINITGNGMIGMKGLSGRLFNVLARYDVNIILITQASSEHSISFVVAFDDEKKAKTAIYEEFDFEINSNKIDEPQFDNELSILSVVGENMKKTRGISGKFFSALGKNGINIIAIAQGSSELNISAVIERNELSKALNVVHDSLLLSPVKTFNVMFAGTGNIGKELFRQLEREQKNLEENHQIKINVVGITNSREMKIFDNPESNFDFNNNFSNDLQKSNLKEFINYISDKNLPNLVFVDNTSSEDVVAEYPLLFNNNISIVTCNKKGNSSSYEQYSKFKRLAKKNNVSFLYETNVGAGLPIIKTLNDLWISGDEILKIEAILSGTISYIFNNYVGGKTFAEVVRTAQELGYTEPDPRDDLNGMDFSRKMLILGREIGLPLEMSDVNIKDFLPEACLKAESIPVFYEELEKHEPYFSSFKNEAESSGRKLRLIGVLEDGKINIEVQIVDANHPFFGLSGSDNIISFTTSRYKNTPLVVKGPGAGAEVTAAGVFADLVRVTAQ; encoded by the coding sequence ATGAAAATTTTAAAATTTGGCGGAACTTCAGTCGGAAGTGTGGAGGCTTTACAAAATGTGAAGCTAATTGTAGAAAAAGAATTTAATAAAAAGGAACCTTTAATCCTGGTCTGTTCCGCTTTGTCAGGAATTACGAATGCGCTTTTATCGGCATCAGAAGAAGCTTTGAAACAAAACGATTTCTCAGAAATCCTGAAATCTGCGGAAGAAAAACACTATCAGATTATTTCGGAATTATTGCCAAGAACAGCTCAGAATCCATTGTTGATGATGGTGAAAGTAAGTTTCAATGAGATTGAAGATGTTTTATTCAGCGTTAAAAATCTTGGCGAATTATCAGACAGAATCAAGGATAGACTGCTTTCTTACGGAGAACAGATGTCAAGCAAGATTGTTTCAGCTTTTCTTCAATCTGAAAGTTTCCCTGCGGTTTTCCAAGATTCAAGAGAATTGATTGCAACGGATTCTCACTTCGGAAATGCGAATGTTGATTCTAAAAACACAAATGAAAACCTCAAAAACTGGAAATTAGAAAATCAAATCTATGTTGTTACGGGTTTTATTGCAAAAGATAAAAATGATGATACAACAACTTTGGGAAGAGGAGGTTCTGATTACACTGCTGCAATTCTGGGGTCTGGTTTGAAAGCGGACGAAATCCAGATTTGGACAGATGTTGACGGTTTCTTAACGGCTGACCCAAGATTAGTAAAGAATGCATTTTCTCAGTCAGAACTCAGTTATCAGGAAGCGATGGAAATGTCCTATTTCGGTGCAAAAGTGATTTATCCACCAACAATGATTCCTGCCATTGAAAGTCAGATTCCGATTTACATTAAAAATACTTTTAAGCCGGAAAATGAAGGAACTTTGATTCATCAAAAATCTGAAATTTCAAAAGGTTTAATCAAAGGAATTGTTTCTATCGAGAAAACTTGTCTCATCAATATTACCGGAAACGGAATGATTGGAATGAAGGGTTTAAGTGGGAGATTGTTCAATGTTTTGGCGCGGTATGACGTGAATATTATTCTCATTACGCAGGCAAGTTCGGAACACAGTATTTCGTTTGTGGTTGCTTTTGATGATGAGAAAAAAGCGAAAACAGCAATCTATGAAGAATTTGATTTTGAAATCAATTCCAACAAAATTGATGAACCGCAATTCGATAATGAATTAAGCATTCTTTCTGTCGTTGGCGAGAATATGAAAAAAACGAGAGGAATCAGCGGTAAATTTTTCAGTGCTTTGGGTAAAAACGGAATCAACATTATTGCGATTGCGCAAGGTTCATCTGAGCTCAATATTTCTGCCGTGATTGAAAGAAATGAACTTTCAAAAGCGCTTAATGTTGTTCACGATTCGCTATTGCTTTCACCTGTAAAAACCTTTAATGTTATGTTTGCAGGAACAGGAAATATCGGAAAAGAATTGTTCCGACAATTGGAAAGAGAACAGAAAAATCTCGAAGAAAACCATCAGATTAAAATCAATGTTGTGGGAATCACCAACAGTCGGGAAATGAAAATTTTCGATAATCCGGAATCTAATTTTGATTTCAATAATAACTTTAGTAATGATTTACAAAAATCAAATTTAAAAGAATTTATAAACTACATTTCAGATAAAAATTTACCTAATTTAGTTTTTGTAGACAATACTTCCAGTGAAGATGTTGTTGCAGAATATCCGTTGTTATTTAACAATAATATCTCGATTGTAACTTGCAATAAAAAAGGAAATTCTTCGTCTTACGAGCAATACAGTAAGTTCAAAAGATTGGCAAAAAAGAACAATGTGAGTTTCTTATACGAGACTAATGTTGGAGCCGGACTTCCTATCATCAAAACACTAAATGACCTCTGGATTTCCGGTGATGAAATTCTGAAAATCGAAGCGATTTTGTCAGGAACAATTTCTTATATTTTTAATAATTATGTTGGCGGTAAAACTTTTGCTGAGGTTGTAAGAACTGCTCAGGAATTAGGTTACACAGAACCGGACCCGAGAGATGATTTGAACGGAATGGATTTCTCCAGAAAGATGCTGATTTTGGGAAGAGAAATCGGATTGCCGTTGGAAATGTCTGATGTCAATATCAAAGATTTCCTTCCGGAAGCTTGTCTCAAAGCTGAATCAATTCCTGTATTCTACGAAGAGCTGGAAAAACACGAACCTTACTTTTCATCTTTCAAAAATGAAGCGGAAAGTTCTGGAAGAAAACTGAGATTAATTGGTGTTTTAGAAGACGGAAAAATCAACATCGAAGTTCAGATTGTAGATGCTAATCATCCATTCTTTGGATTGTCCGGAAGTGATAATATCATTTCGTTCACGACTTCAAGATATAAAAATACACCGTTGGTTGTGAAAGGTCCGGGCGCAGGTGCGGAAGTTACAGCAGCTGGTGTTTTTGCAGATTTGGTAAGAGTTACAGCGCAATAA
- a CDS encoding helix-turn-helix domain-containing protein — MDYQVNYINPEIKLSCYEGKLFKTEAAFDDHLLVWLISGETKIIQADESFVFGAGSTFLIPRNQLATIINYPKDELPHKAVAMHLSSKRLREFYTDNPIKSKIVTEKIISFEKHPLLESCLASLIPYFEMQNNFPENIASLKINEAINILRTINGNIDSVLNNFDEPGKIDLVAFMEKNYMFNMPLEKFGYLTGRSLTTFKRDFYKAFNSTPQRWLTKKRLELAHYEIAEKHKKPVDVYFETGFENLSHFSFAFKKQFGYAPKNLVKSLSIL; from the coding sequence ATGGATTATCAAGTCAATTATATCAACCCGGAAATTAAACTTTCCTGTTATGAAGGTAAGTTGTTCAAGACAGAAGCAGCATTCGACGACCATTTGCTGGTTTGGCTGATTTCCGGTGAAACAAAAATTATTCAGGCGGATGAGAGTTTTGTGTTTGGAGCAGGAAGTACTTTTTTGATTCCTAGAAATCAGTTGGCAACAATCATCAATTATCCAAAAGATGAATTGCCTCACAAAGCTGTTGCAATGCATTTGTCATCAAAAAGACTTAGAGAATTTTACACAGATAATCCCATAAAATCAAAAATTGTAACAGAAAAAATCATTAGTTTCGAAAAACATCCGTTGTTGGAAAGTTGCCTCGCTTCACTGATTCCGTATTTTGAGATGCAGAATAATTTCCCGGAAAATATTGCGTCGCTGAAAATCAATGAAGCGATTAATATTCTCAGAACAATTAATGGAAATATAGATTCTGTTCTGAATAATTTTGATGAACCCGGAAAAATTGATTTGGTGGCTTTTATGGAAAAGAACTATATGTTCAATATGCCGCTGGAGAAATTCGGATATTTGACTGGCCGTAGTTTAACGACTTTCAAAAGGGATTTTTACAAAGCTTTCAACTCCACACCGCAAAGATGGCTGACGAAAAAACGGCTGGAATTAGCGCATTATGAAATTGCCGAGAAACATAAGAAACCTGTTGATGTCTATTTCGAAACCGGATTTGAAAATCTGTCCCATTTTTCTTTTGCTTTCAAAAAACAGTTTGGATATGCACCGAAAAATTTGGTTAAATCGTTATCGATTCTATGA
- a CDS encoding SDR family NAD(P)-dependent oxidoreductase: MNNYQGTLQKPINSGFNAKSTTEDVIKGIDLEGKIAIVTGGNTGIGLETVKTLSKAGTTVIVPARDIEKAKRNLAGIPNVELEELDLANPDSIDKFAEKFLESVRPLHLLINNAGIMWVPLRKDSRGFESQLAVNYLAHFQLTARLWPALKKANGARVVNVSSGGHQFSDFNFEDPNFLNREYETLLGYGQSKTAVNLFSLELDNRAKEFKVRSYALCPGAVGETELSREAPLDLFQKLGYVDSEGNLLPEVKASLKTIPQGAATTVWCATSPLLNDLGGVYCENVDVAQLSSDVSIIGGIKTYSLDETNSKRLWKLSEEMIGMTFELS, translated from the coding sequence ATGAACAATTATCAAGGCACATTACAAAAGCCGATTAATTCTGGCTTTAATGCAAAATCAACAACAGAAGACGTAATCAAAGGAATTGATCTCGAAGGAAAGATTGCAATTGTAACAGGAGGAAATACAGGAATCGGATTGGAAACTGTTAAAACCTTATCAAAAGCTGGTACAACTGTAATAGTTCCTGCAAGAGATATTGAAAAAGCAAAAAGAAATCTAGCAGGAATTCCTAATGTAGAACTGGAAGAATTAGATTTGGCTAATCCTGATTCGATAGATAAGTTTGCTGAAAAATTCTTAGAATCGGTGAGACCACTTCATTTATTGATTAATAATGCCGGAATTATGTGGGTTCCGCTTCGCAAAGATAGTCGTGGTTTCGAATCTCAATTGGCTGTCAATTATTTGGCTCATTTTCAGTTAACAGCGAGATTGTGGCCCGCATTGAAAAAAGCAAACGGCGCAAGAGTAGTGAATGTATCTTCCGGCGGACATCAATTTTCAGATTTCAATTTCGAAGACCCAAATTTTCTCAATCGAGAATATGAAACATTGTTAGGTTATGGACAATCAAAAACTGCAGTCAATCTTTTCTCGCTGGAATTGGATAATCGTGCAAAAGAATTCAAAGTGAGAAGTTATGCTTTATGCCCGGGCGCAGTCGGAGAAACCGAATTATCGAGAGAAGCGCCTTTGGATTTATTTCAAAAATTAGGTTATGTTGATTCTGAAGGGAATTTATTGCCGGAAGTTAAAGCTTCTCTGAAAACCATTCCCCAAGGTGCTGCAACAACAGTTTGGTGTGCGACAAGTCCTTTGCTTAATGATTTGGGAGGAGTTTATTGTGAAAATGTTGATGTTGCACAATTGAGTTCTGATGTCTCGATTATCGGAGGCATCAAAACTTATTCTTTGGATGAGACCAATTCAAAAAGATTGTGGAAGCTAAGCGAAGAAATGATAGGAATGACATTTGAACTGAGTTGA
- a CDS encoding PadR family transcriptional regulator codes for MNTENTKAQMRKGILEFCILSLIQQREMYVSDLIESLKKGKLDVVEGTLYPLLTRLKNGEFLAYRWEESTSGPPRKYYQITEKGSLFLAELQTTWQELTDSVNQITSNSHSQN; via the coding sequence ATGAATACCGAGAACACAAAAGCGCAAATGCGTAAAGGAATTCTGGAATTCTGTATTTTGAGCCTTATCCAACAACGCGAAATGTATGTTTCCGACCTGATAGAATCTCTCAAAAAAGGAAAACTGGATGTAGTGGAAGGAACTCTTTATCCTCTCCTTACAAGATTGAAAAACGGCGAATTCCTCGCTTACAGATGGGAAGAATCTACAAGCGGACCGCCAAGAAAGTATTATCAGATTACTGAAAAAGGAAGTCTCTTCCTAGCAGAATTACAAACCACTTGGCAGGAATTGACAGATTCCGTCAACCAAATCACATCAAACTCTCACTCTCAAAACTAA